The proteins below come from a single Triticum aestivum cultivar Chinese Spring chromosome 5D, IWGSC CS RefSeq v2.1, whole genome shotgun sequence genomic window:
- the LOC123123913 gene encoding GDSL esterase/lipase EXL3 — protein sequence MRRLRLQQLAVVVAVLAVVCPALCREQQNNGTAAVAGEERRSPRATAVIVFGDSIVDPGNNNNLHTQIKANHPPYGKDFDGHVATGRFSNGLVPSDLVAQKLHVKKLVAPWLNVDHTPEDLLTGVSFASGATGYDPLTPKIVSVITLEQQLEYFDEYRRKLVAIAGEEEAERIIDGAFFFVCAGSDDVANTYFTTPFRILEYDIPSYVDLLLVGVDKFLRSVSARGAKLIGFVGLPPIGCVPSQRTVGGGLHRRCEPKRNYAAQLYNSRVQVLIDGLNAEPGFNTRVVYLGIYDIIRELAEGGERWGFTETTRGCCGTGLIEVTNLCDSRFMAVCQDVSKHVFFDSFHPTQRAYKIIVDNMWDTYGHLLQP from the exons ATGAGGAGGTTGCGGTTGCAGCAGCTCGCCGTCGTCGTGGCGGTACTGGCGGTGGTGTGTCCGGCTTTGTGCCGGGAGCAGCAGAACAatgggacggcggcggtggcgggggaggAGAGGCGGAGTCCGAGGGCGACGGCGGTGATCGTGTTCGGCGACTCCATCGTTGACCCGGGGAACAACAACAACCTGCACACCCAGATCAAGGCCAACCATCCGCCCTACGGCAAGGACTTCGACGGCCACGTCGCCACTGGCCGCTTCTCCAACGGCCTCGTGCCCTCTGACCTCGTCG CCCAGAAACTTCACGTGAAGAAGCTCGTTGCTCCGTGGCTCAATGTCGACCACACTCCGGAGGACCTCCTCACGGGCGTTAGCTTTGCCTCAGGCGCCACAGGATATGATCCCCTAACTCCAAAGATCGTG AGTGTGATCACGCTGGAACAACAACTGGAGTACTTCGATGAGTATCGCCGCAAGTTGGTggccatcgccggcgaggaagAGGCCGAGAGGATCATCGACGGCGCCTTCTTTTTTGTGTGCGCTGGCTCGGATGACGTGGCCAACACCTACTTCACCACTCCGTTCCGAATCCTGGAGTACGACATCCCGTCCTACGTGGACCTCCTCCTCGTCGGCGTGGACAAGTTCCTCCGAAGCGTGAGCGCTCGCGGAGCAAAGCTTATCGGTTTCGTGGGCCTTCCACCTATCGGGTGTGTGCCGTCGCAGCGGACGGTCGGCGGCGGGTTGCACCGTCGCTGCGAGCCCAAACGCAACTACGCGGCACAACTCTACAACTCGAGGGTGCAGGTGCTCATTGACGGGTTGAACGCGGAGCCTGGGTTCAACACCCGCGTTGTCTACTTGGGGATCTATGACATCATCCGAGAGCTCGCCGAGGGCGGGGAGCGGTGGGGGTTCACAGAGACGACCCGCGGGTGTTGTGGGACTGGGCTCATTGAGGTGACGAATCTCTGCGACTCGAGGTTCATGGCGGTGTGCCAAGACGTATCCAAGCATGTCTTCTTCGACAGCTTCCATCCCACGCAAAGGGCGTACAAGATCATTGTTGATAACATGTGGGACACCTACGGCCACCTCCTGCAACCCTAA